One region of Seriola aureovittata isolate HTS-2021-v1 ecotype China chromosome 15, ASM2101889v1, whole genome shotgun sequence genomic DNA includes:
- the haus1 gene encoding HAUS augmin-like complex subunit 1, with protein MCEKITKVNSWLSAVFGDQPVPQFEVNTRTVDVLYQLAQSSEARCSDTALLIEDLKQKASEYQADGAHLQDVLLQGVGLSCASLSKPAADYLSALVDNAMVLGVRDTSLGSFMPAVNNLTNELLEAEKSNRRLERELRALRKRLGATLVLRSNLQEDINKTVKAQAVESAKAEEKLLNMDFVTAKGKELSNRRERAEAQLVSRNMDKSITHQAIVQLSEEVTTLKQEIIPLKKKLEPYMDLSPNPSLAKVKIEEAKREMAALDAQFEMNVNFK; from the exons ATGTGTGAAAAGATAACGAAG GTGAACAGCTGGCTCAGCGCGGTGTTTGGGGATCAACCGGTGCCGCAGTTCGAGGTCAACACCAGAACAGTGGACGTCCTGTACCAGCTGGCTCAGTCCAGTGAAGCCCGGTGCAGTGACACGGCTCTCCTTATAGAAGACCTCAAGCAGAAAGCATCAGAGTATCAGGCTGATG GTGCACATCTCCAGGATGTCCTTCTACAAGGTGTTGGTCTGTCCTGTGCAAGCCTGTCGAAGCCCGCTGCTGACTACCTGTCTGCTTTAGTGGACAACGCTATGGTGCTTGGAGTGAGAGACACATCACTGGGCAG CTTTATGCCAGCAGTGAACAACCTCACCAACGAACTTCTGGAAGCGGAGAAGTCCAACAGAAGACTTGAGAGGGAACTCAGGGCCCTCAGAAAGAGACTCGGAGCTACTCTGGTGCTGCGGAGCAACTTACAAGA GGATATCAACAAAACTGTTAAAGCTCAGGCAGTGGAGAGCGCTAAAGCGGAGGAGAAACTGCTCAACATGGATTTTGTGACGGCGAAGGGTAAAGAGCTCAGCAACAGACGGGAGAGGGCAGAG GCTCAGCTTGTGTCCAGGAACATGGACAAGTCTATCACCCACCAGGCTATTGTGCAGCTCTCTGAG gaaGTCACTACACTGAAACAAGAAATAATCCCCTTGAAAAAGAAACTGGAGCCTTACATGGACCTGAGCcca AACCCGTCTCTTGCTAAAGTGAAAATAGAAGaagcaaaaagagaaatg GCTGCCCTTGATGcacagtttgaaatgaatgtgaatttcAAGTGA
- the eva1c gene encoding protein eva-1 homolog C isoform X2, with amino-acid sequence MEFIFQMFIDQLLQHAERWRSLNGFIVLEIFKSRMKDYLSRIITSHSAHACDGQPLRLHCPRHSTISIQSAFYGSGEAWLCRSDRDPPPRAHNHSCSAFTALQKLLSECQSHRDCQLPVNHLLFGKDPCPGSTKYLHVDYKCKPTEHKRHVACEGETMVLRCKPPRVLNIYAAVYGRSLGESDTCPSHLTRPPPFECLNHEAVHSVSRSCYSKQKCVVAVSNQTFRDPCFPGTRKYLSVVYSCVPQILLKEADPNIFSSTSSPTVHTQKVSPVDLEKPFSKGSRRPNNSGAMMSNSLLTYAYIKEHPEMAALLFTSSVCVGLLLTLLAVSVRVTCSGRRLRDPRLASKSRSQTANCKEEDDDDDNDDDDDEEEEDDDDAEGSESSLISAAERKATHAWEEVTYVSEAAERAERIERREMIIQEIWMNAYLNGSAC; translated from the exons ATGGAGTTTATTTTCCAGATGTTTATTGATCAACTGCTCCAACACGCAGAGAGATGGCGTTCTTTGAATGGCTTCATTGTGttggaaatatttaaaagtaGAATGAAGG ACTACCTGTCCAGGATCATCACCAGTCACTCCGCTCACGCGTGTGACGGACAGCCTCTGCGTCTCCACTGTCCGCGTCACTCCACCATCTCCATCCAGTCCGCCTTCTACGGGAGCGGCGAGGCGTGGCTGTGCAGATCAGACCGGGACCCTCCACCCAGAGCCCACAACCACAGCTGTTCAGCTTTTACTGCTCTACAG AAGCTGCTGTCTGAGTGTCAGAGCCACAGAGATTGCCAGCTACCTGTCAATCACCTGCTGTTTGGGAAGGACCCCTGTCCCGGCAGTACCAAATACCTCCATGTGGACTACAAGTGTAAACCCA CTGAACACAAAAGACATGTGGCGTGTGAGGGAGAGACCATGGTCCTGCGCTGTAAGCCCCCCAGGGTGCTGAACATCTATGCAGCTGTCTATGGCAGAAGTCTGGGAGAGAGTGACACCTGCCCCTCACACCTGACAAGACCACCCCCATTTG AGTGTCTCAACCACGAAGCTGTTCACTCGGTGTCCAGGTCCTGCTACAGCAAACAGAAGTGCGTTGTTGCCGTCAGCAACCAGACCTTTAGGGACCCCTGCTTTCCAGGAACCAGGAAGTACCTCAGTGTGGTTTATTCTTGTG TACCACAGATTTTACTTAAGGAAGCAGATCCGAACATATTCAGCTCCACCTCATCTCctactgtgcacacacaaaaag TTTCTCCTGTGGATCTGGAGAAGCCTTTCTCCAAAGGGTCAAGAAGGCCAAACAACTCAGGAGCTATGATGAGCAACTCTCTCCTGACCTATGCCTACATCAAAG AGCATCCAGAAATGGCGGCGCTGCTGTTCACCTCCAGCGTGTGTGTCGGTCTTCTGCTCACGCTGCTGGCTGTATCAGTCCGAGTGACCTGCAGTGGGCGCCGGCTCAGAGATCCCAGACTCGCATCCAAGTCTCGTAGCCAGACTGCTAACTGCAAGGAGgaggacgatgatgatgataatgatgatgatgatgatgaagaagaggaagatgatgatgacgcTGAAGGATCAGAAAGCTCTTTAATCTCAGCCGCAGAGAGGAAGGCAACGCACGCCTGGGAGGAAGTGACTTATGTGAGCGAGGCGGCCGAGCGGGCAGAGAGGATTGAGCGCAGAGAGATGATCATACAGGAGATCTGGATGAATGCCTATCTGAATGGCAGCGCATGTTAA
- the eva1c gene encoding protein eva-1 homolog C isoform X1, which yields MRVMSWTRPCHGPDWSHSLLYLTLLLWTRRMDALADFSNYLSRIITSHSAHACDGQPLRLHCPRHSTISIQSAFYGSGEAWLCRSDRDPPPRAHNHSCSAFTALQKLLSECQSHRDCQLPVNHLLFGKDPCPGSTKYLHVDYKCKPTEHKRHVACEGETMVLRCKPPRVLNIYAAVYGRSLGESDTCPSHLTRPPPFECLNHEAVHSVSRSCYSKQKCVVAVSNQTFRDPCFPGTRKYLSVVYSCVPQILLKEADPNIFSSTSSPTVHTQKVSPVDLEKPFSKGSRRPNNSGAMMSNSLLTYAYIKEHPEMAALLFTSSVCVGLLLTLLAVSVRVTCSGRRLRDPRLASKSRSQTANCKEEDDDDDNDDDDDEEEEDDDDAEGSESSLISAAERKATHAWEEVTYVSEAAERAERIERREMIIQEIWMNAYLNGSAC from the exons ATGCGAGTCATGAGCTGGACGCGTCCTTGTCACGGACCAGACTGGAGCCACAGCCTCCTCTACCTAACTTTACTCCTGTGGACCAGACGCATGGATGCACTGGCTGACTTCTCAa ACTACCTGTCCAGGATCATCACCAGTCACTCCGCTCACGCGTGTGACGGACAGCCTCTGCGTCTCCACTGTCCGCGTCACTCCACCATCTCCATCCAGTCCGCCTTCTACGGGAGCGGCGAGGCGTGGCTGTGCAGATCAGACCGGGACCCTCCACCCAGAGCCCACAACCACAGCTGTTCAGCTTTTACTGCTCTACAG AAGCTGCTGTCTGAGTGTCAGAGCCACAGAGATTGCCAGCTACCTGTCAATCACCTGCTGTTTGGGAAGGACCCCTGTCCCGGCAGTACCAAATACCTCCATGTGGACTACAAGTGTAAACCCA CTGAACACAAAAGACATGTGGCGTGTGAGGGAGAGACCATGGTCCTGCGCTGTAAGCCCCCCAGGGTGCTGAACATCTATGCAGCTGTCTATGGCAGAAGTCTGGGAGAGAGTGACACCTGCCCCTCACACCTGACAAGACCACCCCCATTTG AGTGTCTCAACCACGAAGCTGTTCACTCGGTGTCCAGGTCCTGCTACAGCAAACAGAAGTGCGTTGTTGCCGTCAGCAACCAGACCTTTAGGGACCCCTGCTTTCCAGGAACCAGGAAGTACCTCAGTGTGGTTTATTCTTGTG TACCACAGATTTTACTTAAGGAAGCAGATCCGAACATATTCAGCTCCACCTCATCTCctactgtgcacacacaaaaag TTTCTCCTGTGGATCTGGAGAAGCCTTTCTCCAAAGGGTCAAGAAGGCCAAACAACTCAGGAGCTATGATGAGCAACTCTCTCCTGACCTATGCCTACATCAAAG AGCATCCAGAAATGGCGGCGCTGCTGTTCACCTCCAGCGTGTGTGTCGGTCTTCTGCTCACGCTGCTGGCTGTATCAGTCCGAGTGACCTGCAGTGGGCGCCGGCTCAGAGATCCCAGACTCGCATCCAAGTCTCGTAGCCAGACTGCTAACTGCAAGGAGgaggacgatgatgatgataatgatgatgatgatgatgaagaagaggaagatgatgatgacgcTGAAGGATCAGAAAGCTCTTTAATCTCAGCCGCAGAGAGGAAGGCAACGCACGCCTGGGAGGAAGTGACTTATGTGAGCGAGGCGGCCGAGCGGGCAGAGAGGATTGAGCGCAGAGAGATGATCATACAGGAGATCTGGATGAATGCCTATCTGAATGGCAGCGCATGTTAA
- the cfap298 gene encoding cilia- and flagella-associated protein 298: MVQLHVKRGDESQFLFSTTVDAPLETVIQQITAIYNGRLKVDRICSEIPELADHGVTLPPNMQGLTEDQIVELKLRDEWEDKCVPSGGPVFKIDEIGRRNGHAPNDKMKEVLMRTMEEAKALISKKQVQANVCVTMDMVKEALDQLRGAVMIVYPMGLPPHDPIRMEFEDREDLSGTQASLQVITEDECQLWWAAKEMQRGKKLQEYIGKNEKTKLVVKIQKKGQGAPAREPMVNEEQQKQMMMHYYRRQEELKKLEEADDDSHLDSEWSDRQALKKQFQGLTNIKWGPR; the protein is encoded by the exons ATGGTGCAGCTGCATGTGAAGCGTGGAGATGAGAGCCAGTTTCTTTTCAGCACCACTGTGGACGCGCCTCTGGAAACGGTGATCCAGCAAATTACAGCCATTTACAACGGGAGACTGAAGGTGGACAGAATATGTTCAG AGATCCCAGAGCTTGCAGACCATGGCGTCACACTGCCACCCAACATGCAGGGGCTGACAGAGGACCAGATTGTGGAGCTGAAGCTGAGAGATGAATGGGAAGACAAGTGTGTGCCCAGTGGAGGGCCAGTATTTAAGATAGATGAGATTGGGAGGAGGAATGGACATG CTCCcaatgataaaatgaaagagGTGTTGATGAGAACAATGGAGGAGGCAAAGGCACTGATCTCCAAA AAACAAGTTCAAGCTAATGTTTGTGTCACCATGGACATGGTAAAAGAAGCTTTGGATCAGCTAAGGGGGGCTGTCATGATTGTGTACCCCATGGGGCTGCCTCCTCATGACCCTATCAGGATGGAGTTTGAGGATCGGGAAGATCTTTCAGGAACACAG GCATCTCTGCAGGTGATCACAGAGGACGAGTGCCAGCTATGGTGGGCTGCCAAAGAgatgcagagagggaaaaaactgCAGGAATACATtggcaaaaatgaaaagacaaagcTTGTGGTAAAAATCCAAAAG AAAGGGCAGGGGGCACCAGCGAGAGAGCCTATGGTCAACgaggagcagcagaaacagatgaTGATGCATTACtacaggaggcaggaggagctCAAG aaactgGAGGAGGCAGATGATGATAGCCACCTGGACTCGGAgtggtcagacagacaggccctcaaaaaacagtttcaagGCCTCACCAACATCAAATGGGGACCGAGATGA